One part of the Bacteroidia bacterium genome encodes these proteins:
- the dinB gene encoding DNA polymerase IV, which yields MTQQNRSIVHLDLDSFFVSVERLLNSSLIGKPVIVGGGSDRGVVAACSYETRAFGVHSAMPMKLARRLCPGAIVVRGDYEAYSRHSETVTEIIRESVPLYEKSSIDEFYIDLTGMDRFFGCYAFASELRQKITKHSGLPSSFGLSENKTVSKVATNEAKPNGQLQIDYGTEKEFLAPLPVGKIPMIGEKTALTLRTMGVDKVLTLQQMPPQLLEKVFGDNGISMWKKANGIDNSPVIPYSERKSISTEETFEQDTTDMGKLYSTLVSMTEKIAFQLRSEHKLTACVTVKIRYSDFDTHTMQMRIPYTACDHTLLTTVKELFGKLYNRRLLIRLIGVRFSHLVGGHHQIDLFEDSEEVVRLYQAMDKLRKRYGSDAVRRAAGAGMNYS from the coding sequence ATGACACAGCAAAACCGCTCCATCGTTCACCTGGATCTCGACTCCTTCTTTGTTTCGGTGGAGCGGCTGCTGAACTCCTCCCTGATCGGGAAACCGGTGATTGTGGGAGGCGGGTCGGACCGCGGAGTGGTGGCAGCCTGCAGTTACGAAACGAGGGCCTTCGGGGTACATTCCGCCATGCCAATGAAACTGGCGAGGAGACTATGTCCCGGGGCCATCGTCGTACGCGGGGATTACGAAGCCTATTCCCGGCATTCCGAAACCGTTACGGAGATCATCCGCGAGAGCGTTCCGCTATACGAGAAATCGTCCATTGACGAGTTTTACATAGATCTCACGGGTATGGACCGCTTTTTCGGATGCTACGCTTTTGCCTCCGAACTGCGGCAAAAGATAACAAAGCATTCGGGGCTTCCCAGTTCCTTTGGTTTGTCGGAAAACAAAACCGTATCGAAGGTGGCTACCAATGAAGCCAAGCCGAACGGACAACTGCAGATTGATTACGGGACGGAGAAAGAATTTCTCGCGCCGCTGCCCGTAGGCAAGATCCCCATGATCGGAGAGAAAACCGCCCTCACCCTTCGCACCATGGGTGTGGACAAAGTACTCACCCTGCAGCAAATGCCTCCACAACTGCTGGAAAAAGTATTTGGCGATAACGGAATCAGCATGTGGAAAAAGGCGAATGGTATTGATAACAGCCCGGTGATCCCCTACTCCGAACGAAAATCTATTTCTACAGAAGAAACCTTTGAGCAGGACACCACCGACATGGGAAAACTCTACAGCACGCTGGTGAGTATGACCGAGAAGATCGCTTTCCAGCTTCGTTCAGAGCACAAACTCACCGCCTGCGTTACGGTAAAAATACGTTACTCCGATTTTGACACCCACACCATGCAGATGAGAATCCCCTATACTGCCTGCGATCATACGTTGCTGACTACGGTAAAGGAGCTCTTCGGAAAACTATACAATCGCCGCCTCCTCATCCGCCTCATCGGCGTGCGCTTCAGTCATCTCGTGGGTGGTCATCATCAAATTGACCTCTTTGAAGATTCCGAAGAGGTGGTGCGACTCTATCAGGCCATGGATAAACTGCGCAAACGCTATGGAAGCGATGCGGTGCGCCGCGCCGCGGGTGCAGGGATGAATTATTCCTAA
- a CDS encoding DUF302 domain-containing protein, which translates to MNYYHSKRIGGTSIEALRPKVEEALKAEGFGVLTEIDIKATMKKKLDKDYLPHVILGACNPVYADKVLTTEPTISTMLPCNVTLRQMESGEIEIAIINPEAAIGAVGNPNLVSFAKEVNEKLMRVLGNI; encoded by the coding sequence ATGAACTACTATCATTCTAAAAGAATAGGCGGAACCAGCATAGAGGCACTACGCCCGAAAGTGGAGGAGGCCTTAAAAGCGGAGGGGTTTGGTGTGCTCACGGAGATAGACATCAAAGCGACCATGAAGAAGAAGCTGGATAAGGATTATCTCCCGCATGTGATCCTCGGCGCATGCAATCCTGTTTATGCCGATAAGGTACTCACCACGGAACCCACAATCAGCACTATGTTGCCCTGCAATGTTACCCTGAGACAGATGGAATCCGGGGAGATCGAGATCGCAATAATCAACCCGGAGGCGGCCATTGGGGCCGTCGGGAATCCGAACCTGGTAAGTTTCGCGAAGGAAGTGAATGAAAAACTGATGCGTGTATTGGGAAATATCTGA
- the rlmD gene encoding 23S rRNA (uracil(1939)-C(5))-methyltransferase RlmD: MGRSAVKIISGLEIFDTSSDGWGICRHDDLVYFIPGTVPGDVIEAETWKVRRKFWSGRVLHYQKRSEDRVNPACAHFGSCGGCKWQNMNYAAQLRFKEKMVRDCLERIGGIESAGLDVLPIIGSKNNYAYRNRLDFSFSSRRWFTEAEMNMEQKPSGNALGFHVPRMFDRIIDIQRCHLMPPLNDEVRNGVRSLALKNGFSFYDHKAKSGLLRGMIIRTTTTGECMVMMMFGEDHPEHIQRVMEYLSTSFNFITSLLYVVNLKANDTMYDLDVVTYAGQGYITEEMEGLKFRVGPKSFYQTNPVQALELYKVARDFARIQEPDVVYDLYTGTGTIANFVARRAKKVIGVESVPEAIEAAKENSVLNGIQNTSFYAGEMRKIFTRDFVLLNGKPSVVITDPPRAGMDEETCRLLLELETPRIVYVSCNPSTQARDIRILGEKYRLLRSQPVDMFPHTAHVENVVELVTDC; this comes from the coding sequence GTGGGAAGATCTGCTGTAAAAATCATTTCCGGTCTTGAAATTTTTGACACTTCGTCCGATGGATGGGGCATATGCCGGCATGATGACCTCGTCTATTTCATCCCCGGGACTGTACCTGGGGATGTAATTGAAGCGGAGACCTGGAAAGTGCGGCGTAAATTCTGGTCCGGACGCGTACTTCACTACCAAAAACGATCAGAAGACCGGGTGAATCCTGCATGTGCGCACTTCGGTTCCTGCGGTGGATGCAAATGGCAAAATATGAATTATGCCGCCCAGCTCAGATTCAAGGAGAAGATGGTACGGGATTGCCTTGAACGAATCGGAGGAATAGAGTCGGCCGGTTTGGATGTACTGCCAATAATCGGGAGCAAAAACAATTATGCCTACCGCAATCGTCTTGACTTTTCCTTTTCCAGCCGCAGATGGTTTACGGAAGCAGAAATGAATATGGAACAAAAGCCTTCTGGCAATGCGCTGGGGTTTCATGTTCCAAGAATGTTCGACCGTATCATTGATATTCAACGCTGTCATTTGATGCCGCCATTAAACGACGAAGTCCGCAACGGAGTCCGGAGTCTGGCGCTAAAGAACGGGTTTTCCTTTTATGATCATAAAGCAAAGTCCGGGTTGCTCCGGGGAATGATTATTCGGACAACTACGACCGGAGAATGCATGGTAATGATGATGTTTGGGGAAGATCATCCGGAACACATCCAAAGAGTGATGGAATACCTGAGCACCTCCTTTAATTTCATTACTTCTCTTCTTTATGTTGTAAATCTTAAGGCGAATGACACCATGTATGATCTGGACGTGGTCACCTATGCCGGCCAGGGATATATCACTGAGGAAATGGAGGGACTGAAATTCAGGGTGGGGCCTAAATCCTTTTATCAGACAAACCCTGTACAAGCGCTGGAACTTTACAAAGTGGCAAGGGATTTTGCACGCATTCAGGAACCCGATGTGGTGTATGATTTGTACACCGGCACCGGCACCATTGCCAATTTTGTAGCCCGCCGTGCAAAAAAGGTGATTGGTGTAGAATCCGTTCCCGAAGCGATTGAGGCGGCGAAAGAGAACTCAGTGTTGAACGGAATCCAAAATACTTCCTTTTACGCCGGTGAGATGCGGAAGATTTTTACACGTGACTTTGTTTTGCTAAACGGCAAACCGTCGGTGGTGATCACAGACCCGCCCCGTGCAGGAATGGATGAAGAAACCTGCCGCTTGTTACTTGAGTTGGAAACACCACGAATAGTATACGTCAGCTGCAATCCTTCCACACAAGCGCGTGACATCCGAATACTTGGCGAAAAATATCGTTTGCTACGATCACAGCCTGTGGACATGTTTCCTCACACTGCGCATGTGGAGAACGTGGTGGAACTGGTCACTGACTGCTGA
- a CDS encoding T9SS type A sorting domain-containing protein: protein MRLCYKLLLLNLILPFAVWSQSFSVSFPDTIAYGPAIDSSALSCWTNDLVTNLTSQVITLDVVRVENVAVTGWNTAFCFQICSQPTVDSIRATMGPNEVVNVAFHFMINGVPDSGTAVLKFKNVNNPSEVYYQRFYGISQSTASVGSYLLTAPVTLYPNPARQGSEIYLNIAGKEACDLIISDASGKVVERRASLAPGTNSFTTTLTAGIYFYSMVSPSRVFTGRLVIVGANQD from the coding sequence ATGCGTTTGTGTTACAAACTCCTTTTACTGAACCTTATCCTGCCTTTTGCGGTTTGGTCACAAAGTTTTTCTGTTTCTTTTCCGGATACTATTGCCTACGGCCCGGCCATTGATAGTTCCGCCCTGAGTTGCTGGACGAACGATTTGGTTACCAATCTTACTTCACAGGTGATCACGCTGGATGTGGTGAGGGTAGAAAACGTTGCGGTAACGGGATGGAATACCGCTTTCTGTTTTCAGATATGTTCCCAGCCTACGGTTGACAGTATTCGCGCTACGATGGGCCCGAATGAGGTGGTAAATGTAGCTTTCCATTTTATGATTAATGGTGTTCCTGACAGCGGCACGGCCGTACTTAAGTTTAAGAATGTGAACAACCCATCCGAAGTGTATTACCAGCGCTTTTACGGAATAAGTCAGTCTACGGCATCAGTAGGATCTTATTTACTTACTGCCCCGGTCACACTTTACCCTAATCCTGCAAGGCAGGGGAGTGAAATTTATCTGAACATTGCAGGTAAGGAGGCATGCGATCTTATTATTTCAGATGCATCCGGAAAAGTAGTGGAGAGGAGAGCTTCGCTGGCTCCTGGCACGAACAGTTTTACTACAACGCTTACGGCGGGAATATATTTCTATTCTATGGTGTCTCCTTCCCGCGTTTTCACCGGGCGCCTGGTGATAGTAGGAGCTAACCAGGACTGA
- a CDS encoding carboxypeptidase-like regulatory domain-containing protein, translating into MKHVGIILLLLASFLCADSQTLKKDPPLKKDEPKKDVKKDDRPLIQFSGVVVERDSLKPVSFAKIIIKNKQRGTLADYFGFFSFVAQEKDTIEFTAVGFKSMLFIIPDSLTTNKYSLIQIMHSDTILLKETVIYPWPSKESFKKVFLETKIPEDDLDRAAKNLDQQNMVMQYETMPMDGNMNFKASMQETYSKLYYAGQYPPNNLLNPIAWAKFIKAWKNGDFKKKEQKEIKDEE; encoded by the coding sequence ATGAAACATGTGGGAATCATTCTTCTCTTGCTCGCCTCCTTCTTATGCGCTGATTCTCAGACACTTAAGAAGGATCCGCCGCTTAAAAAAGATGAACCAAAAAAAGATGTTAAGAAGGACGATCGTCCGCTCATACAGTTTTCCGGGGTGGTGGTGGAACGCGACAGCCTGAAACCGGTTTCTTTTGCCAAAATCATCATCAAAAACAAGCAGCGCGGGACACTGGCGGACTACTTTGGCTTTTTCAGCTTTGTGGCGCAGGAGAAAGATACCATTGAATTTACTGCAGTAGGATTTAAGAGCATGCTATTTATTATTCCTGATTCACTCACTACCAATAAATATTCTCTGATCCAGATCATGCACTCGGATACCATTTTGCTAAAAGAAACCGTGATCTATCCCTGGCCTTCAAAGGAATCATTCAAAAAAGTATTCCTCGAAACCAAAATTCCGGAAGATGATCTGGATCGGGCGGCAAAGAATCTGGATCAGCAGAACATGGTGATGCAATATGAAACCATGCCTATGGACGGCAACATGAACTTTAAGGCCTCCATGCAGGAAACCTATTCCAAATTATACTATGCCGGGCAGTATCCTCCCAACAACCTGCTGAACCCGATAGCCTGGGCCAAGTTCATTAAGGCCTGGAAGAACGGGGATTTTAAAAAGAAGGAGCAGAAGGAAATAAAGGATGAAGAATAA
- the uvrB gene encoding excinuclease ABC subunit UvrB, whose protein sequence is MYGMFQLTSDFEPTGDQPEAIRQLVTGLKAGTPAQTLLGVTGSGKTFTVANVIKEVERPTLILSHNKTLAAQLYGEFKTFFPKNAVEYFVSYYDYYQPEAYLPTTDTYIEKDLAINDEIEKLRLATTSSLLSGRRDIIVVSSVSCIYSIGNPNEFGSSVVRIRKGQGITRNNFLLQLVNTLYSRTEGDFERGKFRVKGDTVDINLAYADYSVRVSFFGNEIEDIHTFESATGRKLEYFESFNIYPANIFVTSQETLKGALWEIQQDMVKQSDYLKEIGKPLEAKRIEDRVSYDLEMMRELGYCSGIENYSRYFDGRTVGTRPYCLLDYFPDDFLMVIDESHVTVPQIRGMYGGDRSRKETLVEFGFRLPSALDNRPLKFDEFEEMLGQVIYVSATPADFELQRSEGVVVEQLIRPTGLLDPLIEVRPCNNQVDDLLEEVKLVAEKDERVLVTTLTKRMAEELSKYMSQLGIRCRYIHSDVDTLERVEIMRDLRNGLFDVLVGINLLREGLDLPEVSLVAILDADKEGFLRSERSLVQTVGRAARNINGRVIMYADKVTVSMQKTIDETLRRRQKQIEYNYKHGISPRQIVKANRDVFSEAMRSTRKGAAYIEKNEVSAAADPVLKYLPREDLQKMIQRTRRAMEKAAKELDFMEAARLRDEIKAMEKILKDD, encoded by the coding sequence ATTTACGGCATGTTCCAACTTACATCCGACTTTGAGCCCACCGGAGATCAGCCGGAGGCCATCAGGCAGCTCGTGACCGGACTGAAAGCCGGTACCCCTGCACAAACGTTACTGGGTGTTACCGGATCCGGAAAAACATTTACCGTTGCAAACGTGATCAAGGAAGTGGAACGCCCCACCCTTATACTTAGTCATAATAAAACGCTGGCCGCTCAGCTCTACGGGGAATTCAAAACCTTTTTTCCGAAGAACGCAGTGGAATACTTTGTATCATATTATGATTATTACCAGCCGGAAGCATATCTTCCCACCACCGACACCTATATAGAAAAGGACCTGGCAATCAACGATGAAATAGAGAAACTGCGGCTGGCCACCACCTCTTCCCTGCTCTCCGGAAGAAGGGATATCATCGTAGTGTCCAGCGTTTCCTGCATCTATAGTATCGGCAACCCTAATGAATTCGGCAGCAGCGTGGTGAGAATCCGGAAGGGTCAGGGAATCACACGAAACAATTTCCTTCTCCAACTGGTTAATACACTATACTCCCGGACCGAAGGGGATTTTGAACGCGGAAAATTCAGGGTAAAAGGAGATACCGTGGATATCAACCTGGCCTATGCTGATTACAGCGTGCGGGTATCCTTTTTCGGAAACGAAATCGAAGACATTCACACCTTTGAATCTGCGACAGGAAGAAAACTGGAATACTTTGAAAGTTTTAACATCTATCCTGCCAATATCTTTGTCACTTCCCAGGAAACACTCAAAGGCGCCTTATGGGAAATACAACAGGACATGGTGAAACAATCCGACTATTTAAAGGAGATAGGGAAACCACTCGAAGCCAAACGGATAGAAGACCGCGTCTCCTACGACCTTGAGATGATGCGAGAACTGGGATATTGTTCCGGTATAGAAAACTATTCTAGATACTTTGACGGACGAACAGTGGGTACACGTCCCTACTGCCTCCTCGATTATTTTCCGGATGATTTCCTCATGGTCATTGACGAAAGTCACGTGACCGTTCCGCAAATCCGCGGCATGTACGGTGGCGACCGATCCCGCAAAGAAACACTGGTAGAATTCGGCTTCAGATTGCCTTCAGCCCTCGATAACCGTCCGCTCAAATTTGATGAATTTGAAGAAATGCTGGGACAGGTGATCTATGTATCCGCAACTCCTGCCGATTTTGAGCTGCAGCGCTCCGAGGGCGTGGTGGTAGAACAGCTGATCCGACCGACGGGGCTGTTGGATCCTCTTATTGAAGTTCGCCCCTGCAACAACCAGGTGGATGATCTTCTGGAAGAGGTGAAACTGGTAGCAGAAAAAGATGAACGTGTGCTGGTAACCACACTGACCAAGCGCATGGCTGAGGAACTCAGTAAGTATATGTCACAATTGGGCATCCGCTGCCGTTACATTCATTCGGATGTGGACACATTGGAACGCGTGGAGATTATGCGCGACCTGCGAAACGGGTTGTTCGATGTTTTAGTAGGTATCAATCTGCTGCGGGAAGGACTGGATCTTCCGGAAGTATCGCTTGTGGCGATCCTCGACGCCGACAAAGAAGGGTTTTTACGCAGCGAGCGCTCGCTGGTGCAAACCGTAGGAAGGGCTGCGCGTAATATTAATGGTAGGGTGATCATGTACGCGGACAAAGTAACGGTTAGCATGCAGAAAACCATTGATGAAACACTGCGCCGCCGGCAAAAACAAATCGAATACAATTACAAGCATGGTATCAGCCCGCGGCAAATTGTAAAAGCCAACCGAGATGTTTTCTCTGAAGCAATGAGATCCACACGGAAAGGAGCCGCTTATATTGAGAAAAACGAAGTGTCAGCGGCAGCAGATCCTGTACTGAAATACCTGCCCAGAGAAGACTTGCAAAAAATGATTCAGCGCACGCGTCGTGCCATGGAAAAGGCTGCCAAGGAGCTGGACTTTATGGAAGCAGCAAGACTGAGAGATGAGATCAAAGCAATGGAAAAGATTCTTAAGGACGATTAG